One Jeotgalicoccus saudimassiliensis DNA window includes the following coding sequences:
- a CDS encoding dihydrofolate reductase: MVSLIVAHAKQNVIGFKGDMPWSLPADLKGLKKLTTGNTIVMGRKTYETLGRPLPNRRNVVLTTNRGFSADGVDVIHSIDDIKGLPGKVFIFGGSTIYNQTMHLVDEMYITVIDEQFAGDTFFPEYDIDSWTVKAETDGTVDDKNRYPHRFLHLTREL; this comes from the coding sequence ATGGTTTCATTAATAGTGGCACACGCAAAACAGAACGTTATCGGCTTTAAGGGCGATATGCCCTGGAGCCTGCCGGCCGATTTAAAAGGATTAAAAAAACTGACGACCGGGAATACGATAGTTATGGGGCGTAAGACATACGAAACGCTCGGACGACCGCTGCCAAACCGCAGAAACGTCGTGTTGACAACGAACAGGGGCTTTTCAGCTGACGGTGTCGATGTCATTCATTCGATCGACGACATTAAAGGCCTGCCGGGCAAAGTATTTATCTTCGGCGGCAGTACGATTTACAACCAGACCATGCACCTTGTCGATGAGATGTATATTACCGTTATCGACGAACAGTTTGCCGGCGACACATTTTTCCCGGAATATGATATTGACAGCTGGACGGTGAAAGCAGAGACCGACGGTACAGTAGACGATAAAAACCGCTATCCGCATCGTTTCCTTCACCTGACAAGAGAGCTTTAA